Within the Micromonospora citrea genome, the region TCACGCCGGACCTGATGCCGGGCGACGTGACCGGCTCGCTGATCTTCGACCCGCACACCGCCGCCTTCACCTTCCGCGAGGGGCCGGTGTTCACCAACCTGCTGCTCGCCGACGAGATCAACCGGACGCCGCCGAAGACCCAGTCGGCGCTGCTGGAGGTCATGGAGGAGCGGCAGGTCTCGGTCGAGGGCGACCGACGGCCGCTGCCGGACCCGTTCATCGTCGCCGCCACCCAGAATCCCATCGAGTACGAGGGCACCTATCCCCTGCCGGAGGCGCAGCTCGACAGGTTCCTGCTCAAGCTCACCGTGCCGCTGCCCACCCGGGACGAGGAGCTGGGGGTGCTCCGCGCGCACCACGCCGGCTTCGACCCGCGCGACCTGACCGCTGCCGGCGTACGGCCGGTGGCCACGGCGGCGGACCTGGCGGCGGCGCGGGCTGCGGTCGGCCGCGTACACATGGCCGAGCCCCTGTTCGGCTACATCGTCGACCTCTGCCGGGCCACCCGCAGCACCCCGGCGCTGGAGCTGGGCGCCTCGCCCCGGGGCGCGACCGCGCTGCTCACCACCGCCAAGGCGTGGGCCTGGCTGGCCGGCCGGGACCACGTCGTCCCCGACGACGTGAAGGCTGTCGCCCGGCCGACGCTGCGGCACCGGCTGCGCCTGCGGCCCGAGGTCGAGCTGGAGGGCGTCAGCGTGGACGCGGTGCTGGACACGGTGCTCGCCACCGTGCCGACGCCGCGATGACCTGGCGGGCGGCGCTCCTGCTGGCGGTCGGCGCGCTGACCCTGCCGGCGTGGCCGGCGCCGTTCGTCGGCCTGCTGGTGATGACCGGCGCGGTGCTGCTGCTCGTGCTGGTCGACCGGGCGCTGGCCGTGCCGCCGGGGACGCTCACGGCGGCCCGGGAGGGCGACCGCGCGGTCCGCCTCGGCGGCACCGCCACCGTCGCGCTGCTGCTGCACAATCCCACCCCCCGTACGCTGCGCGCCCGGGTCCGCGACGCCTGGGTGCCCTCGGCCGGCGCCCGCCCGGACGTGCCGCCGTCCCGGACCGTGCACGTCGAGCCGGGCGCAACGGTGACGCTGCCCAGCCGGCTGACCCCACTGCGGCGCGGCGACCGGCCGGCGGTGGC harbors:
- a CDS encoding AAA family ATPase, with protein sequence MTAGAADPRAALHRLRAEVAKAVVGQDAVVTGLVIALLCRGHVLLEGVPGVAKTLLIRTVATALDLRSKRVQFTPDLMPGDVTGSLIFDPHTAAFTFREGPVFTNLLLADEINRTPPKTQSALLEVMEERQVSVEGDRRPLPDPFIVAATQNPIEYEGTYPLPEAQLDRFLLKLTVPLPTRDEELGVLRAHHAGFDPRDLTAAGVRPVATAADLAAARAAVGRVHMAEPLFGYIVDLCRATRSTPALELGASPRGATALLTTAKAWAWLAGRDHVVPDDVKAVARPTLRHRLRLRPEVELEGVSVDAVLDTVLATVPTPR